The Antennarius striatus isolate MH-2024 chromosome 23, ASM4005453v1, whole genome shotgun sequence genome has a segment encoding these proteins:
- the si:cabz01074944.1 gene encoding SLAM family member 5 isoform X2: protein MMAGGRLHRCSFSFMCRCVLLLQVGLHGIETSSCQTPIHKKVGDAVQLSPCSLPEGVVTATWKYGEQMIADIDEKINEKQFKDRLNLNRMNFTLTVSNLTIQDSGRFSFISAGRNNQQRPTDIITLQVHEPITNKPVLTSNSTWHPLNDSCTIFLDCDATTYRNVSYLWAVGNQTLHGPRLRYIIRPQDGDIEFSCTVDNVITSMSESTTVKCSNETRESSANTAVLLSAAGGVCVILVAGIVICVCHCKRCHTGLDSDDATEQAAIYEDVFEVKTCKVNEKTDNTPRLEMVYDKIQLSRIKENKDVI from the exons gcaTTGAAACTTCCAGTTGTCAAACTCCAATCCATAAAAAAGTTGGAGACGCTGTACAGCTTTCACCATGCTCACTGCCTGAGGGGGTTGTCACGGCAACATGGAAATATGGAGAACAGATGATTGCAGATATTGatgaaaaaattaatgaaaagcaGTTCAAGGACAGATTAAACCTAAATCGTATGAACTTCACTTTAACGGTGAGCAACCTGACTATCCAGGATTCTGGTCGTTTCAGTTTTATCTCAGCGGGGAGGAATAATCAGCAAAGACCTACTGACATCATCACTCTACAAGTTCACG AGCcaataacaaacaaacctgTCCTGACTTCTAATTCCACCTGGCATCCATTGAATGACTCCTGTACGATTTTTCTGGACTGCGATGCAACAACGTACAGAAATGTCTCTTATTTATGGGCCGTGGGAAATCAGACGCTACACGGCCCACGGCTGCGATACATCATCCGGCCACAGGATGGCGACATTGAGTTCTCCTGCACCGTTGACAACGTCATCACCAGCATGTCGGAATCCACGACAGTGAAGTGCAGCAACGAGACGCGAGAGA GCTCAGCAAATACTGCGGTTCTCCTGAGTGCAGCGGGGGGAGTTTGCGTGATACTCGTTGCGGGAATAGTGATCTGTGTTTGTCACTGCAAAAGATGCCATACAG GTCTTGACTCAGATGATGCCACCGAACAAGCTGCTATCTACGAGGATGTCTTT GAGGTGAAGACCTGCAAAGTGAATGAAAAGACTGACAACACACCCAGG CTGGAGATGGTGTACGACAAGATCCAACTGAGTCGCATTAAAGAGAACAAAGATGTCATATAG
- the si:cabz01074944.1 gene encoding T-lymphocyte surface antigen Ly-9 isoform X1: MMAGGRLHRCSFSFMCRCVLLLQVGLHGIETSSCQTPIHKKVGDAVQLSPCSLPEGVVTATWKYGEQMIADIDEKINEKQFKDRLNLNRMNFTLTVSNLTIQDSGRFSFISAGRNNQQRPTDIITLQVHEPITNKPVLTSNSTWHPLNDSCTIFLDCDATTYRNVSYLWAVGNQTLHGPRLRYIIRPQDGDIEFSCTVDNVITSMSESTTVKCSNETRESSANTAVLLSAAGGVCVILVAGIVICVCHCKRCHTGLDSDDATEQAAIYEDVFEVKTCKVNEKTDNTPRVRAERLEMVYDKIQLSRIKENKDVI; the protein is encoded by the exons gcaTTGAAACTTCCAGTTGTCAAACTCCAATCCATAAAAAAGTTGGAGACGCTGTACAGCTTTCACCATGCTCACTGCCTGAGGGGGTTGTCACGGCAACATGGAAATATGGAGAACAGATGATTGCAGATATTGatgaaaaaattaatgaaaagcaGTTCAAGGACAGATTAAACCTAAATCGTATGAACTTCACTTTAACGGTGAGCAACCTGACTATCCAGGATTCTGGTCGTTTCAGTTTTATCTCAGCGGGGAGGAATAATCAGCAAAGACCTACTGACATCATCACTCTACAAGTTCACG AGCcaataacaaacaaacctgTCCTGACTTCTAATTCCACCTGGCATCCATTGAATGACTCCTGTACGATTTTTCTGGACTGCGATGCAACAACGTACAGAAATGTCTCTTATTTATGGGCCGTGGGAAATCAGACGCTACACGGCCCACGGCTGCGATACATCATCCGGCCACAGGATGGCGACATTGAGTTCTCCTGCACCGTTGACAACGTCATCACCAGCATGTCGGAATCCACGACAGTGAAGTGCAGCAACGAGACGCGAGAGA GCTCAGCAAATACTGCGGTTCTCCTGAGTGCAGCGGGGGGAGTTTGCGTGATACTCGTTGCGGGAATAGTGATCTGTGTTTGTCACTGCAAAAGATGCCATACAG GTCTTGACTCAGATGATGCCACCGAACAAGCTGCTATCTACGAGGATGTCTTT GAGGTGAAGACCTGCAAAGTGAATGAAAAGACTGACAACACACCCAGGGTGAGAGCAGAGCGG CTGGAGATGGTGTACGACAAGATCCAACTGAGTCGCATTAAAGAGAACAAAGATGTCATATAG